The proteins below come from a single Sorghum bicolor cultivar BTx623 chromosome 4, Sorghum_bicolor_NCBIv3, whole genome shotgun sequence genomic window:
- the LOC8068884 gene encoding LOW QUALITY PROTEIN: two-component response regulator ORR2 (The sequence of the model RefSeq protein was modified relative to this genomic sequence to represent the inferred CDS: substituted 1 base at 1 genomic stop codon): MGAGGEGEGKAAAVVRVLVVDDSPIDRKVVELLLRNHKGGAAPFHVTAVDSGKKAMEHLRLMEQDSLDSSAAHANELTVDIVLTDYCMPEMTGYDLLKAIKALSSPTPIPVVVMSSENEPQRISRCLTAGAEDFILKPLKTKDVQRLRNCSKSNAAARPPKDDADAHQXKSLSSIRKLRSDQNQIAMPGHRSQLTGLTMVLHASSIEVSHYLQFLFKFVLLAYAVLCLSELLHRWSNNGSVLSLWSA; encoded by the exons ATGGGAGCAGGAGGGGAAGGAGAAGggaaggcggcggcggtggtgaggGTGCTGGTGGTGGACGACTCCCCCATCGACCGCAAGGTCGTGGAGCTGCTGCTCCGGAACCACAAGGGCGGCGCCGCGCCATTCCACG TTACCGCCGTCGACAGCGGCAAGAAGGCAATGGAGCATCTCCGGCTGATGGAACAAGACAGCCTGGATTCATCTGCCGCTCATGCTAAT GAGCTAACCGTTGACATCGTGCTCACTGACTACTGCATGCCGGAGATGACTGGCTACGACTTGCTCAAGGCCATCAAG GCGTTGAGCTCCCCTACTCCGATCCCGGTGGTGGTGATGTCGTCGGAGAACGAGCCCCAGAGGATCAGCAG ATGCTTAACAGCCGGTGCCGAGGATTTCATCCTCAAGCCCCTCAAGACCAAGGACGTGCAGCGCCTGCGCAACTGCTCCAAGTCCAACGCTGCAGCTAGACCACCCAAGGACGACGCGGACGCCCATCAGTGAAAGAGCTTGAGCAGCATCAGAAAGCTGCGGTCGGATCAGAATCAGATCGCCATGCCTGGGCACAGATCACAACTGACAGGATTAACCATG GTCCTGCATGCCTCCAGCATTGAAGTGTCGCACTACTTGCAGTTCCTCTTCAAGTTCGTGCTGCTCGCGTACGCGGTGCTGTGCCTGAGCGAGCTCCTCCACAGATGGTCCAACAATGGCTCCGTCCTCTCCCTGTGGTCTGCATGA